From Candidatus Zixiibacteriota bacterium:
GGTTTTGACTTAGGTTTAAGGAGACTCTTATGCTCGCCATATTTGAATCGGGCGGACTTCAGTTCAACGCTGAAGTCGGTTCCGTCCTGAAAATCCCCTATCTTGGCGCCGCCCCCGGTTCTACCGTGACTCTCGATAAAGTCCTTCTTCTGAAAGACGGCGAAAACGCCCTGGTGGGGAAGCCTTATGTTCCCTCGGCTCGTATCGAAGCTGAAGTTATCAAAGAGGGGCTGGCCGAAAAAGTAACCATCTATAAGTTCAAAAAGAGAACGAAGTATCGTCGGCATCGCGGACATCGCCAGCAGTACTCTGAGATTAAGATTAACAAGATTATACCTCCGCAAAATTGATTTCCGGCAGGGACGCCATAATATTCATTGCGCCGGAGCTGCGCTTTTCCCGGCTTCTATTGATATGGGCAATAACGGTTCTCCTGGGTCCGACTGCCCATCAAGCCTTCGCCCAATCTTTCAATGTCGTTTCGGTTGAGGTGGAAGGGAACAAAGCCGCCTCTACCTCGCTGATTCTTTCGGTCGCCGGCATAAAGCCGGGTGACCAGCTTTCCTCGTCCACAACCCAGGATGCTGTCCGCCGGCTCTATGGATTGCAGTTTTTCCAGGATGTCGCCATCGAAGCCGAAGAAGTTACCGGTGGAATCGCTATTACTATTAAAGTCCGGGAACTCCCCCGGCTGTCCGGCATCGAGTTTGACGGTAATTCCAGGATTAAAACCAAAGACCTTCAGGAGAAACTAAAGATTGAAGCAGGCGCCTATCTATCGCCTCAGGTGGTTTTTGACAAGAAGAATGAGATAATCAATCTTTATGGCGAAAAGGGGTTCTTCCTTGCCCGCGCTACTCCCCGTTTGACCTATTCCGCCGATTCCTCGGAAGTGGTCTTGAAATATGATATAGAGGAAGGTTCCAAAGTGAAGGTCGAGAATGTAGTTCTCTCCGGAAACGTCCGGGTTCCGGCCAAAGATATCATTAGCAAGATGCGCAACCGCAAACGAGGTTTTCTCAAATCATCCAATTTCGACAAAGAGAAATACCCCGAGGACAAAGATAAGATTATCGAATACCTTCATAAGGAAGGGTATGTGGACGCCTATCTGAAATCTGATTCTATCGCCATCGACACCGCCCGCAACCGGATGACTATCTTCCTGGATATCCATGAAGGTCCCCGATACTATTTCGGCAAAACCGAATGGAAAGGGAATGAAGTCTTCGCCGACCGTGAGCTTCAAAGAGTTCTTAAGTTTAAAGAAGGGGCGGTTTTTAATCAGGAAAAGTATGACGAGTCAACGTACGAAGTCTATTACCTCTATCAGGAAAAAGGGTATTTGCATATCCGTCTTATCGATGACCTCCGCACGAGCGATTCGGTAATTGACATCAGTTTCGACATTGTGGAGGGACTTCCCTCGGAAGTGAATCTGGTTAAAATCATCGGTAATAATAAGACCAAAGAGAAAGTCATTCGCCGCGAAATGAAAATGCGTCCGGGACAGATATACCGTCGCTCCCTGATGATGCGCTCCATCCGCGATATTATGC
This genomic window contains:
- the rplU gene encoding 50S ribosomal protein L21 → MLAIFESGGLQFNAEVGSVLKIPYLGAAPGSTVTLDKVLLLKDGENALVGKPYVPSARIEAEVIKEGLAEKVTIYKFKKRTKYRRHRGHRQQYSEIKINKIIPPQN